DNA sequence from the Peptoniphilus sp. GNH genome:
TTACTCTTAAAATGGGAAGAAGATGAGAAAAAAGGACTGGAAGTTAAAACGCCATCAGATAATTTCAAATGGAATCAACTTGGAGAATTATATAAGTGGTTTACAGATACTTATGCTCATAAATCTTTAAAGGAGCTAAAAGAACAACTAAGACAAAATGTAGAAAATATTTGTCTTATGATCGATGAATTAACAGATGAAGAATTATTTAAACCACATATGAGAAAATGGGCAGATGAAGCAACCAAAACTGCTACTTGGGAAGTATATAAATTTATTCATGTAAATACAGTAGCGCCATTTGGAACATTTAGGACTAAGATTAGGAAATGGAAGAAATTAGTTCTATAGATAGAAAAGTATAAATAAGTTTACTTAGGAGGATTTTATGGCAGTTGCAAATATCAAAGTTACATTAAATTGCCCAATAGAAAAAGTATGGGATAAAGTTACTGACCTTCGTGATTTTGGTTGGAGAAGTGATATCAAAGATATCAAAATTATTGATGATAAGAATTTTGTAGAGATTACAAAAGATGGGATAGAAACAAATTTTAAAGTTATAGAATGTACGAAACATCAATGCTGATCTTTTGAAATTGAAAACGCAAATATAAAAGGAACTTGGATAGGAAAATTTTATTCGAATGGAGATAAAACAACATTAGATTTTACAGAAAATGTTATTTCTAAAAAATTTATATTTAAACCTTTTGTAGGATTATATTTAAGAAACCAACAAAAACTGTATTTTAAAGATTTGAAGGAAGCACTTAATTGTGAAGAAGCAAGTCATGTTCAAGTGTTATGAAAATAATAAAATAGATAAATTGGAGTAGCCTATTCATATATTTATATCTTTTCGAAAGGGTAAAACAATGATAGAAAGTAGACCTAAGTTTGATAAAATCACATCGTTTGATGAGTTTAATAAATACTATTGGTATCGTGAAGAACTTTCACAGATATGCAAGTTATTAGGATTAGAATATAGAGGTACAAAACAAGAACTCACTTATATTATTGAGCAGTACTTTAAGGGTGATGTGATTAAAAAGTCATCAATAAAAAACATAAAGAAACAAGTTGATTATATTACTTTAGATATGCCTTTACTTGAGTGTGGATTTTCCTTTAATTCAAAATTCAGAGAATATTTTTCTGTTGTAACAGGTGTTTTGCCTTTCAAATTTACTGCAGATATGGCAACGGCTTGGAGAAAAGTAAAAAGAGAAAATGATTTGAGTTTTACAATTCAAGATATGCTCAAAGTTTATTATGGAAAATCAGATTATGCTAAGTATGATAATTCGGTTTGTCAATGGAATCAATTTTTAAAGGATTTTTGTGCAGACGAAAATAGTTGTAACTACTCTAATAAAATACAAGTAGCTGCAATTCTTTGGAAAGAAGTCAGAGATTCAAAAAACAAAAAAGTTTATTCACGAGAACTTATAAAAAAATATGAGGATAAAATAGAAGACTACCACAAGTAAATAGAAACTATTTTTTTGAATGAAAAAAATTAATACAGATAGATGTTAGGCGATAGAAATTAAAAACTCTATCGTCTTTTTTTATACTCAAAATTAGGAGGTTAAGATGGTAAGGATAAGAAGTCCCACTTAAAACAATTTAATATATAAGACATTTAGCGATTGAAATATAAGTTCAGTCGCTTTTTTAATTGAAATTTTTAGATTAAGGAGAAGAAATTAATGGATAGAGAAATGATAAATATTAATGCAAATTTAGTTAAGGAAGCTAAATTTTCAGAATTTGAAAAAGATGGAGAAAGTGTTCAAGTAGCAAATTTTGCTCTTGTTAAAAATTATGGAAAGGGCAAAGAATATACAAATTGCTCAGTATATGGAGAAAAGGTAGAAATTGCAAAAGAATTTGAAAAAGGAGATCTAATCCATGTCTTTGGATATTTCAAAGAAAACAAAAAAGGAGATAAGGTCTACAAGAACTTTATAGTTAAATCACTAAATAAAATAGAAAATAAGAAAGAAAACGAGGAGGAATAATATGGAATTTTTTACAGCTGGAGTTGGAGTTTTAAAGACACTTGTAACTGCAATTGGTGCAGGTTTAGGAGCATGGGGAGTTATTAACTTAATGGAAGGTTATGGTAATGATAACCCTGGTGCTAAATCTCAAGGTATTAAGCAGCTTATGGCTGGTGGGGGAATTGTACTAATCGGTATTAAATTAATTCCACTACTTGCAAATGCTTTAAAATAGGAGAAAGTCTATGTTTGGTATCTTTGACAAGCTAACTGAATTTTTTAAGGATATGCTACTCGGAGGTATCAAAGCAAATCTTGAGTCCATGTTCTTAGATATAAATGACAAGGTAGGAGTTATTGCAACTGATGTTGGGAAGACACCAATGGGTTGGAATGGAGAAGTGTATAACTTCATAAAAAACATTAATGATAATGTGATCGTTCCAATAGCAGGTCTTATCATAACAGCAGTTTTATGTATTGAACTCATAAATATGGTTATGCAAAAGAATAATATGCACGATACAGATACTTTTGAGTTTTTCAAATACATTATAAAGATGTTTATAGCAGTCTACCTTGCAAGCCATGCCTTTGAATTTTCAATGGCAGTCTTTGATGTGGCACAAAATCTTGTAAACAAAGCGGCAGGGGTAATCACTACTTCTGCCACTGTTTCAGGAGATCAGATAGTTGCAATGGTTGATACATTAAAAGAAAAAGAAATAGGTGAGCTTTTAATGATATTAGTTGAAACAAGCCTTGTAAGGATTGCAATTCAATGTATATCTTTAACTATTACCTTAATAGTATATGGGCGTATGTTTGAAATATATGTCTACTCATCAGTATCATCCATACCATTTGCGACTATGGGAAATAAAGAATGGGGTCAGATTGGAACAAATTATATCAAGGGACTTTTTGCCTTGGGACTACAAGGTTTGTTTTTGATGGTATGTTTAGGTATCTACACCGTTTTAATAAGAACGGTACAGATTACAGATATTCACGCAAGCTTGTTTAGTATATTAGGATATGCTCTACTACTTGGACTTATGATGTTTAAGAGTGGAACAGTTGCAAAAAGTATTATGAATACGCACTAGGAGGAATAAATGTTAAAAAAGAAAAATTGTGCTTTATTGGGACTTGGAATTTTATTAGGAGGAACTTATGAAATCTTAAAAGAGAAAAAAAGAAATGAAGAGATTAGAAACTTAAAGAGGAGAATAAATAGACTCGGAAGATGTCACAATGAATTTGTTATGTATCAAGGCGAATACAATGACAGAAATGAAGAAAAACAAGAAGAATTAGAAGAAAGAATTAGCTACCTGGAAGAGGAAACAACATCTAATTATGACCATATACTTGAACTTTCCAAAGAAGAAGTAGAGGGAGATTAAAATGGCATATGTACCAATACCAAAAGATTTGGACAAGATTAAAACAAAGGTTGCCTTTAACTTAACCAAAAGACAACTTATAGGTTTTTCTGTGGCAGGACTAATTGGTATACCAACCTATTTATTTATGAAGAAATATCTACCTAATGATGTTTCTATCATTGTAATGCTAATAGTAACCCTGCCAATCTTTTTTATAACCTTATATGAAAAAGATACCTTAACTTTTGAAAAATATTTTAAATTTTTCTATCTTCATAAGTTTTATCAACCAACTAAGAGAATAAGAAAGGAGGCATACATTGAAGCAAAGAAAAAAGCAAATCAGCGACTTAAATCTAAGGGAAAAACAATTAAAAAAAGACCGAAAGGAAGTAAGAAGGCTAAAAACAAAGAAAGATCCAACAAATAGTCTTCTAAGTGTACTTTTAAAGAAAGGGAAAAAGAGATTTACTGTTGAAGATACAATTCCCTATATAAGAATGTTACCAGAGGGCATTTGCCAGTTAGATGAAAAAAATTATTCAAGGACAATTTCATTTCAAGATATAAATTACCAGTTGGCATTGGAAGAAGATAGAGATTTAATCTTTAACCAATTTGCCAACTTTTTAAATTCTTTTGATCCAAGTGTCCACATTGAACTTTCGTATGTAAATCAATTAGGAAGAAATAAAGACCTACAAGATGCAATTAAAATTGCTGATAAGGGAGACTTCTATGACGATGTAAGAAAAGAGTTTAGGGAGATGTTAAAGCTTCAACTTGCAAAGGGCAATAACGGACTTAAAAAGATGAAGTATATAACCTTTACAACAGAAGCCGATAACCTAGAGCAAGCAAGAGCAAAGTTAAATAGACTTGAAGTAGATATTTTATCTAACTTTAAATCTATGGGAGTAAGAGCAGAAAGCCTTGATGGTGAAGAAAGGCTAAGACTTGTTCACGATATGTTAAATCCAGACAAAAACTTTTATTTTTCATATAAAGATTTGAAGAAGAAAGAGTCTACAAAGTCACATATAACTCCCAATATCTTTAATTTTGCACCAGTAAATAATTTTAAATTTGGTAAATATATTGGAGCAGTAAGCCATTTTCAAATACTTGCAAGTGAGTTATCAGACAGAATGTTATCTGAGTTTTTAGATATTGATGACAATATTTATGTAGCTTTTCATATAGATGTAGTTGAACAAGCAGAAGCCATTAAACTCATTAAGAGAAAAAATACAGACCTGGATAGAATGAAAATTGAAGAACAAAAGAAAGCAGTTCGAGCAGGATATGATATGGATATTATTCCATCAGATATAAATACTTTTGGTGCGGATGTTAAGTCCATGTTATCTGACTTACAAAATAGAGATGAAAGGCTCTTTGTAGTTACCATAGTAATGATGAATTTTGCTAGGACTAATCAAAAATTAGAAAATACTATTGCTCAAATCTCATCAATTGCTAACAGACATAATTGTCAGGTGAAAAGATTATCTCATCAGCAAGAGCAAGGACTTGTTTCTGTCTTACCTCTAGGAGTTAACCAAGTCGAGATAAAAAGATTTTTAACTTCATCATCAACGGCAGTATTTATGCCTTTTACAACAGAAGAGCTATTTATTGATTCGGTAAATTCCTTGTATTATGGCTTAAATGCCCTTAGTCAAAACTTGATTATGGCAGATAGGAAGAAACTAAAGAACCCTAACGGATTAATATTAGGTACACCAGGTTCTGGTAAATCTTTCTCAGCAAAGAGAGAGATGGCAAATGCAATTCTTGTTACAGATGATGATGTAATTATTTGTGATCCTGAAGGCGAGTATTCAAACCTTGTAAAACAATTTAATGGAGAAGTTATTAAAGTTTCAGCAAAGTCAAAGGACTACCTTAATCCATTAGATATTAATATGAACTATGGAGATGGGGACGCACCTTTAAAGGATAAGGCAAACTTCATAATGTCTATGCTTGAACTTGTAGTAGGAGGATCAGGTCTTACTGCTGCAGAAAAATCTGTTATAGATAGGTGCTTGCCAAAGATATATCAAAAATATTTTGAAGACCCAAAACCAGAAAATATGCCTATACTAGGAGATTTATACGATATGCTCCTATCTCAAGAAGAGGGTGTTGGTAGAAAATTAGCAACAGAAATGGAAATTTATGTTAAAGGAAGTCTAAATGTCTTTAATAATAGGTCAAATGTTGATCTAAATAGGCAACTGCTCTGTTTTGATATAAAAGAGCTAGGAACACAACTTAAAAAAATAGGTATGCTTGTAATTCAAGACCAAGTTTGGAACAAGGTTTCCTTAAATAGAGGAAGCAAGTCTACAAGATACTATATAGATGAGTTCCACCTTTTATTAAAAGATCCACAAACTGCTTCATATTCAGTAGAAATCTGGAAAAGATTTAGAAAATGGGGAGGTATTCCAACAGGTATAACTCAAAACGTAAAAGATCTTTTAACAAGTCAGGAAATTGAAAATATCTTTGATAATACAGACTTTGTTCTAATGTTAAATCAAGCATCTGGAGATAGAGATATTCTTGCTAAGAAATTAAAAATATCGCCTTATCAGTTAAACTATATTACTAATTCAAACGCAGGTGAGGGACTCTTATTCTTTGGAAATACTATTGTTCCTTTTATAGATAAATTCCCTAAAGATACAATGCTATATAAGCTAATGACAACAAAACCAGAAGAAGCTAAGTAGGTGTGATATGGATAAAAAACTAAAAAAAGATTTTCAAAAGAAAATTATACGAAATAGGGACGCTCCTGAAAAAAATATGGATAGTAAACTTGTTCATTCAGATGATTATACCAATAAGATAATTAAAACTAAGGATAGGTTCGGAGATAAAATTTCAGAAAAAGAATCTAAACTTATTCATGAGAATGTATTAGCTAAAGATCAAAAACAAGATAAACTAAAAGATTTTCAGAAGGCTAAAAACAAGGAAAGAATTAGAAAAGAAGTTTTAGATAATAAGGATAAGGCTGGAGGAACAAAACAAGCTAATCTTGAAATAAGGTCAGATGAAAGCTTTAAATTTGATGAAGACTTAGATGTAGACTTCAAAAAGGTAAATTTTGATAGTGAAAACAGTAGAAATATTAATTCTAATAAATTAACAACAGATGATATTTCAGCTAAGTCTAAACCAATAAACAATAAAAAGCCATCAAGTAAAAGACAAGTTCTCAAAAATTACGAGGATAAACTTATCCATAGTAAGGATAAATTCCAAGACAAAATCAACGAGAAAGAGTCTAAGCGAATCCAGACAAGTGAAGATAAACCTATCGAAGCAAAGAAGAATAAGAGAATATACAGAAAAGATAAGCTTGTTAAAGATGGAGTAAGTAAGAACGAGAGTAATACTAATATCGATAAAAATCAAAAGCAGAAACTTTATCAAGAAAAGAAGTTTAGAGATAAGGAAAAAATTTCTAAAGAGATAGATAAAGAAAATAAGCTAAGCGAAGTTGATACAGAAAAAACTTTTGATAATCCTGAGATTAAAGACAATAATCTTGAATTTATAAAAGATGAAAAAGAAACGAGCCTTAAATCTTCAGAACAAAAGAAAGTTAATAAAAAGAAGACTTACTACAAGAGAAAAAATTATGAAAGTGATAAATTCACTCGAAAGAAAATCGATGACTTAAAAAATGAATCTAAGAAAGTTACAACTAAAGATTCTAAGAAAGCACAAGATGTTAAAGATTTTATCTCAGATAAAAAAATTGGAGAGCTTGAAAAGTCTAA
Encoded proteins:
- a CDS encoding Maff2 family protein, producing MEFFTAGVGVLKTLVTAIGAGLGAWGVINLMEGYGNDNPGAKSQGIKQLMAGGGIVLIGIKLIPLLANALK
- a CDS encoding PrgI family protein, with the protein product MAYVPIPKDLDKIKTKVAFNLTKRQLIGFSVAGLIGIPTYLFMKKYLPNDVSIIVMLIVTLPIFFITLYEKDTLTFEKYFKFFYLHKFYQPTKRIRKEAYIEAKKKANQRLKSKGKTIKKRPKGSKKAKNKERSNK
- a CDS encoding single-stranded DNA-binding protein, whose protein sequence is MDREMININANLVKEAKFSEFEKDGESVQVANFALVKNYGKGKEYTNCSVYGEKVEIAKEFEKGDLIHVFGYFKENKKGDKVYKNFIVKSLNKIENKKENEEE
- a CDS encoding ClbS/DfsB family four-helix bundle protein codes for the protein MRSYESNEELKNEIKKTFEKYISEFDNIPEELKDKKVEEVDRTPAENLAYQVGWTTLLLKWEEDEKKGLEVKTPSDNFKWNQLGELYKWFTDTYAHKSLKELKEQLRQNVENICLMIDELTDEELFKPHMRKWADEATKTATWEVYKFIHVNTVAPFGTFRTKIRKWKKLVL
- a CDS encoding ATP-binding protein gives rise to the protein MLPEGICQLDEKNYSRTISFQDINYQLALEEDRDLIFNQFANFLNSFDPSVHIELSYVNQLGRNKDLQDAIKIADKGDFYDDVRKEFREMLKLQLAKGNNGLKKMKYITFTTEADNLEQARAKLNRLEVDILSNFKSMGVRAESLDGEERLRLVHDMLNPDKNFYFSYKDLKKKESTKSHITPNIFNFAPVNNFKFGKYIGAVSHFQILASELSDRMLSEFLDIDDNIYVAFHIDVVEQAEAIKLIKRKNTDLDRMKIEEQKKAVRAGYDMDIIPSDINTFGADVKSMLSDLQNRDERLFVVTIVMMNFARTNQKLENTIAQISSIANRHNCQVKRLSHQQEQGLVSVLPLGVNQVEIKRFLTSSSTAVFMPFTTEELFIDSVNSLYYGLNALSQNLIMADRKKLKNPNGLILGTPGSGKSFSAKREMANAILVTDDDVIICDPEGEYSNLVKQFNGEVIKVSAKSKDYLNPLDINMNYGDGDAPLKDKANFIMSMLELVVGGSGLTAAEKSVIDRCLPKIYQKYFEDPKPENMPILGDLYDMLLSQEEGVGRKLATEMEIYVKGSLNVFNNRSNVDLNRQLLCFDIKELGTQLKKIGMLVIQDQVWNKVSLNRGSKSTRYYIDEFHLLLKDPQTASYSVEIWKRFRKWGGIPTGITQNVKDLLTSQEIENIFDNTDFVLMLNQASGDRDILAKKLKISPYQLNYITNSNAGEGLLFFGNTIVPFIDKFPKDTMLYKLMTTKPEEAK
- a CDS encoding SAP domain-containing protein — translated: MIESRPKFDKITSFDEFNKYYWYREELSQICKLLGLEYRGTKQELTYIIEQYFKGDVIKKSSIKNIKKQVDYITLDMPLLECGFSFNSKFREYFSVVTGVLPFKFTADMATAWRKVKRENDLSFTIQDMLKVYYGKSDYAKYDNSVCQWNQFLKDFCADENSCNYSNKIQVAAILWKEVRDSKNKKVYSRELIKKYEDKIEDYHK